Proteins encoded within one genomic window of Candidatus Eisenbacteria bacterium:
- a CDS encoding dihydroorotate dehydrogenase — MSRAREWGRAIPPRRVDLSVRIGSLELRNPVLTASGTFGYGDEYAHVVDLRRLGGIVTKTVTVRPRPGNAPTRIAETAGGMLNSIGLENVGLARFRSEKLPRLAELKATVIASVGGETEDELAELLEALGAEPGVAAFEINFSCPNVAAGGARYWASPSRLEATMRRLRPLSPRPLIAKLSPDVTDIRDTARACEAGGADALTAVNTFVGMSIDLDRMRSRLGRATGGLSGPAIKPLALARCHEAAHAVGIPVIGSGGVAGGRDALEFIAAGAAAVQIGTATFVEPGVAARVVDEMREWLASHGIARVADFRGTFAAPAAQGCAPADARELAEDRP; from the coding sequence ATGAGCCGCGCGCGCGAGTGGGGCCGGGCGATCCCGCCCCGGCGCGTGGATCTTTCCGTGCGCATCGGCTCGCTCGAGCTGCGCAATCCGGTGCTGACCGCCTCGGGCACGTTCGGCTACGGCGACGAGTACGCGCACGTCGTGGACCTCCGCCGGCTGGGAGGGATCGTCACCAAGACGGTCACGGTGCGGCCGCGCCCCGGCAACGCGCCGACGCGCATCGCCGAGACCGCGGGCGGCATGCTGAACAGCATCGGGCTCGAGAACGTCGGGCTGGCGCGCTTCCGGAGCGAGAAGCTCCCGCGGCTCGCGGAGCTGAAGGCGACGGTGATCGCCTCGGTCGGCGGCGAGACCGAGGACGAGCTGGCCGAGCTGCTCGAAGCCCTCGGCGCGGAGCCGGGCGTCGCGGCGTTCGAGATCAACTTCTCCTGCCCGAACGTCGCGGCCGGCGGCGCGCGCTACTGGGCGAGTCCGTCGCGGCTCGAGGCGACGATGCGGCGCCTGCGCCCGCTTTCCCCGCGGCCGCTGATCGCGAAGCTCTCGCCCGACGTGACCGACATCCGCGACACCGCGCGCGCCTGCGAAGCCGGCGGCGCCGACGCGCTCACCGCCGTCAACACGTTCGTCGGCATGTCCATTGATCTGGATCGCATGCGCAGCCGGCTCGGCCGCGCGACCGGCGGGCTCTCGGGCCCCGCGATCAAGCCGCTGGCGCTCGCGCGCTGCCACGAGGCCGCGCACGCCGTGGGCATTCCGGTCATCGGCTCGGGCGGCGTGGCGGGCGGCCGCGACGCGCTCGAGTTCATCGCCGCCGGCGCGGCGGCCGTGCAGATCGGCACGGCGACGTTCGTCGAGCCGGGCGTCGCGGCGCGTGTCGTGGACGAGATGCGCGAGTGGCTCGCCTCGCACGGCATCGCGCGCGTCGCGGACTTCCGCGGCACGTTCGCGGCGCCCGCCGCGCAGGGCTGCGCGCCGGCGGACGCGCGCGAGCTCGCGGAGGATCGCCCGTGA